Sequence from the Populus nigra chromosome 17, ddPopNigr1.1, whole genome shotgun sequence genome:
AAAAAGCATTATGGCCTGGTTAGATTTTGAGAAGCTTGTTGTTTCACTCTTTTACTCTCTCCCTCTCGTCTGGTAATAATTTTCTTCATCTAGAAGAAAAGGATTCAAGGGAATGTCAGATAAACATGGTTAAAATGACAGCTGCAGTTGCTTTCtagataaagaaacaaaaaaaagagaccaGTAGCGTTTCACAATTCATCTAATGCAATTCCTTGAGAGCCCCTGGATGTAGAACTTCATAAGAAGTCGGGAGATGAGAAAGATTATTATACAGTGAAGGAGTTGCCTCTGTGAAGATTGCtaaaaatttttcaaattgtacTCCAGCCACATAATCCAAATGATGGAAATGCTtcattttaacaaaaacttGGAAGGGCCGGGTCACTGATTCATtgtaaaattgtgttttgtattgtgaaggatgtagtttgaaaaaaatagttttataaaaagtgtttttagttgtgattgatttggaaaaatatatgtttggttaaaactgtagttaaaattgaggttgaacgaaaaataatttaatgtgtttggttaaaaattatgattcaatttgatattatgatataattatttaaaaggacttcattaatattaatattaatgaagaattacataaaaaataataatattacaacCAATAAAATGTAATGGGATACATGTTCAAACCCATTGAAAAAGAGTTCCGCTACAAATATTGACCGAACTTGAGTCTTTATACAGACAATTAATGGCTTTACTATAGCAATGCCCTGCATTTCTAACTCTTTCTTGCCCCCTTCCCTTACCCCCTCGTTTTTTCTCCGTAATTCAATGGTTTCCTATAGAAAGAGATGCATCTATCACTTTAATTGTTGTTAGCAGTAATGGTTTCTTGTAGGGTTGCTATACGCACTAAATAGAAATGAATGCGAAAAATAGACGagaacaacaacaaagaagaagaggatAAGCTGATAAATTTTTCATCTCTGTTATCTCTAGAAAGTTCAACATGTTGTTGAACTTGCAAGAAGCAGtattttattgctttttcaAAATTAGGGTCCTGCCTCAACAAAATAATGAGACCcatgttttagaattttttagcATGTAGCAACCAAACATATCAATATGTTTTTAAGAAACGTAAATGTTGCCGCTTAGACAAATAGACTCTAAGACACAAAACACTAGATTTGAATAATATGTCTACTGTTTTGCCCCTAAAAGTCATTGGACTAACTGATGGGGATATTATTGTCATTTTCATGAGAACCAATagtcattatttaatttattagggtAAATCGGTcagctattttttttcacaggaaaaatactaatttatcattggctgcaaaaaaaaaaaaaaacattcataagcTTTTTGGTCTTTTACTTAATTTAAACATAGTTAAATTACTTCCTTTcccttcaaaataaaacaatttgccCTTCGGTTTAGGTGtgctttaatcttttaaatttagttattttataattcttgGGTTTTATTAGGAGCCATTGTGAGCTAGAAAACTAGTGAGCTAGTTTGTAACCCTCGTGTTATTTCAAAACCTGAAGGCATGCGTCAGTCCCTAGTGGCCAATCCCCTATGCATGACAACGCAGAtttgaccaaacaatttttacACCTGAAGGCACGGTAGAATTTTAACAACACGACTGTTATTCGATGACAGAAGCACAAAATTACTATAGAACCAAAactccaaaaggaaactacataacaaattaaaatttgaagaatttaCCGACTGTCCAAAAGCTGGGTTTAAGATTCATCTAGACATTCTAATAGAGCTTGGACTACCGAATCCATTGTTGGTCTCTTGTTTCTATCTTCCTCTACACAAGACATGCCAAGTTCAACAATCGTTGTTGCTTGGCTCCTGCTAAACTGACCATTCAATCTTGGATCCACTATTTCTTCTATCCAAGAGGCCTCTCCGCACTGAATTTTCCTTTTCACAACTCTGACAAACCTTGTTAGATCTGATTCATCATGCTCTTCCCTGCCCTCTATGACCCAATTTGAGAGTGGGATTCCTTTCACTATCTCTAGAACCACAACTCCATAACTATAAACATCAACTTTTGCAGTGATAGGAAGATTTGTAGCCCACTCTGGAGCCATGTAACCCTTGGTTCCTCGAATCTGAGAGAAGTCGGAGCTATTACCACCCCTCTGAGACAACTTGGCAAGCCCAAAATCTGCAATCTTGGGTTCAAATTCACTGTCCAAAAGAATATTTCCTGGCTTCACATCACAATGTATCACCCATTCTAAACACTCGTGATGAAGATAAGCCAAACCCTTAGCTATACCTAAGGCCGCTTTAAACCTGTCTTTCCATTCAAGAAACGTTGGGGAGAATAGATGCTTGTCCAGTGATTGATATTCCATGTACTCATAGACTAGGAGTCTGTGTTTGCCCTCTGAACAGAATCCCCACATTCTCACCAGGTTCATGTGATTGATTTTTCCAATTGTGCTCACTTCTGCCCAAAATACATCTTCCCCTTGGTACATGTTTTCCAGTCTCTTCACAGCTACAACCCTTTCATCTGTCAAAATGCCCTTATACACGGCTCCAGAACCTCCCCTTCCCAGCTCTTCCTTGAAGTTATTCGTCGCCTTCTTGAGCTCAGTGTAAGTAAACCTCCTAAATGGACTTAATACCAGATGATATCCGTCTTCCGCCAAATTTGGCGAATCACGCTTTCTGAAAAGAAACCACCAACCTGAAACTACAAAGAGAATTTCAATAAGTCCAATGGCAGAAGCAAATGAGTAGAAATAAACCCATCTCGTCCTCTTAGTGTTGAAGTTATACATAGAAGGAGAACCGATCGTTGTTTCTGATTCAGCAGACTGGCAAATGAGGTCAGTGCCATTAAGAATACCGAGCTGAGATGTCTCAAAACTAACTGGCAATCTCAGATATATATTGCCTGGAAAACTTGCGGACTGGTAACCATTGAAAAGCACGCCTTTTGTGTAGCAAAGGCGTCTCCCATCTAGCCTATAGCTAAATGCATTACACCGATAATCCTCCAAGCAGATCTTCAtgcaggagttgaatgttgcGGTGTCACTGTAATTAAGATCAAATCCCCAGTAATCTACATGGGGCAACAGCACAAACTTCACTTGCTGAGACTGTGAAAGAGTGCTGTTGAACATAGGCTTGCAGCCTTTATTCCAATTACCAGGCTCAGTGATCTCATAGCCAGGTGGGCATGAACACTTGGGGTCCGGTGTATTTACACAAATCGAATTTATCCCACAAATTCCATGAACAGTACAAAGCTGAGAAAGAGCTTGCCATGATATCACCCACAATCCAGTTTCATTGTTAAGGCTATAAAGCCTGAGATTCCCATCATGGTCCATTGTTAGCCTCCTTTTGATCCTTAATAAACCCGTGTCAGGAGCGCTGAACTGGAGCTGATCACTAGATATAAAATGGCCCATTTCATCAAAAACTGCAGTTCTGCTGCTATTATAATTTGTTCTACCATTTCTGAACACATCAAAATCAGGATTAGGCCAGTATATGCTTGAAATATCAGGACCATCATATATCAACCTCAGCACATTATCATtatcaaaaaagaaactaaaatatcCAGAGGCATAAGACCCGCTATGCAATCTAGCAACCAGCTTTGTCCTCTTTGTAAATAACTGGTTTGGAAGAAGTGTATCAGTAGGAAAATCAAAGCTTTGCCATAGAATCTTACCACCAGGGTCTTTAAGAACAAGGTTACCAGTGTCCAGAAGCTCTGCTCTTCCAACATCAGTGGAGGTGGTGTTAGTCTCCCATATGATGGAGCCATCAACATCTGTCAAGACCATAGCACCGTCTCGTCGTAGAGAAACTCTTGAACCTCGGCCATTGGCAGGTCTGTCTCTGTTGGCCATCCAAACCACAGTCCTGTCCTTGGAATTGGTGAACCAAATAGAGAACCAATAAGCATTTTGTCCCATCCCATAGAATCCACAAGAGAATGTTTTATCTGGTGAGGTAAGGATGTCTGAATCATCTTCTACTGATAGAGATGAACCTCTTCGCAAAACGTTCTGGGCACTTGAAGTTgaaagaaacaagaacaaaacagtgaggaaacaatttttttttggagggaTTATAGTTTGAGAACTCCCCATGAGGCCCAGGATTGGCTTGCAACTTGTATGTTGTTTGGTAAGAACAATTATCATGCTGCCTTTGTCACTTTTCTTgattaaaatcatcaacaatctctagaatgattttttatgagCAATTTCACAACTCAAAAGGCTATGATGTCTATTATGCATTGGCTGAATCATATTATTATAGGCACATAAATCTCTTTCTGCaatcttaaattaataattcttaTCTTCAAATATGCAAGTGGGAGCATTTTAATTCCTTCCGTATTGTTCACTATAATTCCCTTTCGTATTGTTTACGGGTGAGAGAAAATAGGAGTCAGAGATTTGTTTAGATGTGAAACAGGGACCAGTTTTTCTGAGTATTACATTGAcggtttgtttttgcattaacacttatttaaaaaatattaaattaatatttttaaaaattttaaatagttttaatataaaaaatcaatataattttaattaaaataaataattttaaaaattactctacactataatatcaaaaacatattaatttgaaataaaagaaaaataaataaaaattttattttatttttaaatacttttaaaagataaaaataaacgaCCACTACATTCATGGCCACTATTCCTATTTTCACATTGAAGTTTTGTGTCCAAAAATTTCTAGAAGAAGGATCCAAGTCCAAGTCCAAGTCGACTCTGGTTCAGCGTGGAAAAAATCTATGTGCCAAACTTTAAATAATACAAGGGAAGAACATACAGGACAAAAGCTAACATTTATTGTCTTCCCTCTACTTGTAGCCACCCAACATCCTAtgtaagaaaatacaataatgatAAGATTATTTTCTCGCGTGTTATATTGCaagttgtttttaatataaaaagatatttaatatatttagatattattaatgtgtttttatagtaaaaaataattttaaaatatatgaggATTGATCtgatatgattttattgatttaacaaGTTTAAAAGCAATACAAATTATTAGTAAAAATATGGTTTGTCtcataataaatattcaagatgagatatttttatataaatattgagataacaAAATATTAGATCGATTCAGATCAAGTCGGGTTATTCAGCTAACCCATATGCTAAGTCATGATACATGATTAccctttgaaaaataaatcaaaacaaattatgaaatctaatttctAACAAACTCGTGACCTAAGTCATGAAACGAAGATAATGTCATTGaattcaaaccaaaacaaatcaagaagccTAATTCtgaatcaactcaatattgaaggataaaattgagaaaataaatcaggaaaaggaagaaaaacttgAGTAAACCGAATCAAACTCATGATCCGAGTCATGAGACTGacataacctcataaaaagtaaattgaaaaaaaatatgaagctcaatcccaaataaatataattggaattgaaatttaaaataaaatagaagaaaaacatagatgggaaaaaaacaaagaaagggaaaagaaaatattattcatgtaaatagtgttttgtgaggatcATATAGTAAaatctcctcttttctttttgttaactCTTGATTCATGAAAacaatcataaatatatttaattatgaagttcaattctcaatcaacctattatttaaagatgaaattgaaaaaaataattaaaaaatagggaaaaaaactcaagttaacccgGTTTGACTCATCAAATAAGTAACTTGAGTCATGAGATGacgataacttcatagaaaataaaccaaataaatcacgaagcctaattttcaattaacccaatgttgaaggatgaaatcgataaaaaaaatcaattagaaaaatgaaaaaacctgAGTCAATCGAGTTAACTCGCCAAACTCACGATTCGGGTCATGAAACTGGGATGTCCTCATGAAACGTATATTTAAAGAAACTATGAAGTTCAGACcccaataaatctaatgttgaatgatgaaattgaaattaagaattctgtttaaaaaagacaaaataataaCTCGAGTCAATCTAAGTTAACATACTAAACtcgtgacccgagtcatgacATGAGGataatttcattgaatttaaaCTAAAACTAATCAAGAAGcctaattcctaatcaactcaatattcaaggataaaattgaaaaaaaaaagcaatcaggaaaaggaagaaaaactcaAGTAAATCGAGTTAAACTCGTGGTTCGGGTTATGAGACTGacataacctcataaaaataaatttaaaaaaatatgaagctcaatcccaaataaatctaatattactcgattgaagaaatttgaaaaaatagaaagaagaaaaacatatatggaaaaaaaacaaagaaatggaaaagaaaatactattcaagtaaatagtgttttgtgatgagcTATACACTAAAATcccctcctcttttttttggttttgttaaattttgattcatgaaaaaatcataaatatcttTAGTtagaaatgaattttaatttaaataaaaatttgttatgaaagcaagttaaaaattttaacttatgAATTCTTacttatactttaaaaaaattaaattatttttattaaaaattcttccaatttaaaatttaacttatttattttataagttatttataaaaaaatatatttgattaaaatttaaagatagtTTTCATAAGCCATGTTAAGccaaattttcttaaatttgcaATGACCTTTTTACATGTGCATTTCTCAATATCATAGCAACTCTTGagaacctaaaaaatatatatcaattcttttttttgtctcaaaaattaaaaaaattgtcaaatgaTGATACCTtggtcaagattttttttttttaagtttttgtgtTACTATGCAAGAATAGTTGCAACTAGATAATTCTTCACGCTATGTTGTGGCAGGACCAagatttttttacatgtaaaaaataatgtccATACTAAGAGAAATTATTTGACAGTGTCATTAAACCCAGTTTGGCAAGTCAAACATGAAACCTCTCAACCATACTTCTTGTTTAGCTTAaagttcaaattaaattgaatgagaGTTGCCTTAGCAAGACCAAAACGCCTTGGTgcgttaaaaaaaacttaaaagactggtaaaaacatggtttaactttaaaaatagtttcaatATGACATCTTTTCTTAAAAGATTATTAAGATAAAAACACATTAGATCAACCCGAATCAACCTAGATTAACCTACTAAATTGGCAATTTGGGTCATTAACTccattaagtttaataactttttttaaaagtatttttatttaattatatgaaaaaaatagacgCTTGTAAAACCGATCACGAACTCAATaccgagatatttttttaagaccacaataaccccataaaagtaaatagaaataaatcatgaagcctaattctcaataattatgttttttctataattattttttatttattaatatgattaaaaaaatagatgctaAGAGAATCGAGCACCAACTCAATGTTGTATGTTTTtctaagatcatgataacctcataaaaaataaatcgaaataaattataaagctcaattcataatattatttcagatccattttttatttaataatatgatataaaaagtaGATGATCATAAAACTAAGCACCAACttaatgacaaaatattttttcaagatcatgataaccctatataaaaaaatcaaaataaataacgaAGTATAATTCCCaaaaaactcaatattgaaatacaaaaatgaaaaaaaaataaaaagaaaagataaaaataaaaggaaaaaaaacatgttacttatgaataataattttccctttattttttatttaataatatgatagattattttttatttaaaaacatgataggAAAAAGTAGACAATTGTAAAACTAAGCATAAACCCAattccagattttttttctaagaatataATAACTCCatacaaagaaaactaaaataaataacgaattttaattttcaataaacctaatatttaattatatttttttaaaaaaatcatgttaattttcCAACTTTCCACAGTTACAAGAAAATCTTGTAATCTATTCATATGGTATTGAAGGTTACTGGGTTTGCAAATCATGCTAACTATGGattctataaaaattaatttataattcacttataatttgttttaaacaaGTTAGGATTTCAAGTTAAAGTACTTTTATTAGAGcataatttcaatcaaaatctTAACCTTAAAAGTGAACAAATTCCGTTTTGAATTTGACTTCAAATGTATCCCTTAACCATgtattgttaaaataaatttctaatacATTAACTatatagataaataattttacatGGTAAAATAAGGCAAGATACcatgaaaaaatatacaaaacatgGATTGCTGTGCGCATTATTGATCCTCACAAACATCATTCTCACAAATAGAGTCGGTGTGGTGTTTTGCTATGTGTTATGTGATCATTTGTGTtgtgtgagaaaaaaaaatgtccatTTGGGCTCATGGTTATATATAGtaggtttcttttctttcaaatagcATGAGCAACTACCTTCTATATATagattgaaatgattttttttctatcttttaatttataagtttttgccctttaatttaaaagatttttcctATTAGAAGTACTAAGTCAATATGTGGGaactaaatatttatattatgatccattcaaaaattttcttgttgttgagatttatataagaaaatttttcttaataagtaaataaactaatcaaatcaatataataaaaagatatttaagtaattaTTAACCTTAAACCTTCCGAACCATGCATTAATCATAGATTTTCATTTAGAATGTTTGGAAACCTAACtctattaaaacaatataatttccaTTGAAGATTTCATTGTTGATGTTATAGTTCTGAGAGCCTCAATATTTGCAAACCTAAAATTGCATTCATTAATTGTTTGTTAACACCAACAAATCAATTAGCTAAccatattaataagaaaaaaatagaaataatttaaaaaatgccaaaaatatatatacaatcattaaagaacataaaaattaaaaatttccaaTAACATTTTTacaattattaataacaaaaaaataaaaaaataaaaaacaatttccatcaacatttatgcaattatttatagcaaaaaactttaaaacattttaaaaattgccatcaacatttatacaattatttataatagaaatgtttttttaaaaaaaatccactaaCATTTACACAATtattgataatgaaaaaaaaacaaaacttcccaacaaaatttatacaattattaataacaaaaaatgaaaaaaattatgaaaagagaaggaaaaggaagaatcttaccttaatgttgaattttccCGAGCctaaaagagaaaacaatttgaacaaatcattaaataaatagagaagaagAATAGAAGAAAATATATCTACGCGtggagaaaaagagaggagaagataATGGGTTGAggatagaaagagaaagagaagaaagagaaagatgaAGATTTGGAAGAAGGAGAAAACAAGTTGCaaaggaagagagaagaagagaattgTGCCCGTCTGTTCTGATTTTAGggattttagtattttaatttgaGGCTTTTTTACTGATggacaattaaatattaatatttttaatttttctgttaATATCCGTTTGCAAagtctaatttaaatttttaatttaatcaaaaattttcagAATCACGCCAACTATTACTAACTACTTTTTTTCGTATGCCAGTGATTCCATATGTACtgatcaataataaataatgcaaGTGAGATATGAACAGTACCTTAGATCTCAGAAAAATATCGACGTTCATTTACAATCAgtgatttcatatatatatatatatatatatatatatatatatatatatatatgaaatcacTATATTGATAAGTAATAAATAGTGCAAATAAGAAAGGAATAGTATCTTAGCTCTCAGGAAAATACCGACATACAGTAACCATTGG
This genomic interval carries:
- the LOC133677065 gene encoding putative receptor protein kinase ZmPK1 translates to MILIKKSDKGSMIIVLTKQHTSCKPILGLMGSSQTIIPPKKNCFLTVLFLFLSTSSAQNVLRRGSSLSVEDDSDILTSPDKTFSCGFYGMGQNAYWFSIWFTNSKDRTVVWMANRDRPANGRGSRVSLRRDGAMVLTDVDGSIIWETNTTSTDVGRAELLDTGNLVLKDPGGKILWQSFDFPTDTLLPNQLFTKRTKLVARLHSGSYASGYFSFFFDNDNVLRLIYDGPDISSIYWPNPDFDVFRNGRTNYNSSRTAVFDEMGHFISSDQLQFSAPDTGLLRIKRRLTMDHDGNLRLYSLNNETGLWVISWQALSQLCTVHGICGINSICVNTPDPKCSCPPGYEITEPGNWNKGCKPMFNSTLSQSQQVKFVLLPHVDYWGFDLNYSDTATFNSCMKICLEDYRCNAFSYRLDGRRLCYTKGVLFNGYQSASFPGNIYLRLPVSFETSQLGILNGTDLICQSAESETTIGSPSMYNFNTKRTRWVYFYSFASAIGLIEILFVVSGWWFLFRKRDSPNLAEDGYHLVLSPFRRFTYTELKKATNNFKEELGRGGSGAVYKGILTDERVVAVKRLENMYQGEDVFWAEVSTIGKINHMNLVRMWGFCSEGKHRLLVYEYMEYQSLDKHLFSPTFLEWKDRFKAALGIAKGLAYLHHECLEWVIHCDVKPGNILLDSEFEPKIADFGLAKLSQRGGNSSDFSQIRGTKGYMAPEWATNLPITAKVDVYSYGVVVLEIVKGIPLSNWVIEGREEHDESDLTRFVRVVKRKIQCGEASWIEEIVDPRLNGQFSRSQATTIVELGMSCVEEDRNKRPTMDSVVQALLECLDES